Part of the Sander lucioperca isolate FBNREF2018 chromosome 1, SLUC_FBN_1.2, whole genome shotgun sequence genome is shown below.
GCATATTAAATAATATGTGACAACATTGTCGATGTAAAAATGAAAGATAAATGAAAACCATCTTGCAGTCAGTATCTCAAACAAATTGATGACACAATAAAATTTTACATCACagaaaaactgtcaaagaatgaaaatacattaaacGGTTATCTATTGTCACTATAACTGCACAGCGTAAATACATCAACACTGTTGTGGCGTTACATGATCGGCTGCATTTCAGAGTCGCTGTCTGCTCTCGTGGTGCTGAAATGTTCAAATTATCAATCCAGCTGCTTGTCTACAGTAGAGTATGTGTCGATTGTTGTGCCTGTCTGTCCTCTTTCCTGTCTGTTAATTAACgtcattgtgtttttattattcgTTTTCGCAGTGTCTATTGTAACATTGTATTTCAGTTTTGGAAAATCAAAGTAATGCGCTATAGAAAGTTTTCAGAAACAATTTAAATTGTTGTTTATAATTAGGTATTTCCtgtactaaataaaaaatgaaaaagttattttttcctTATTTTTAAGATCAATGGTTATTTTCTGCTCACCTGCTGGCTCTCAAAGGTCCAGGTGCTGTCGGGTAAAGACGCATCCAGAACACTGATCATCTCCTTAAAGTCATTGGTGCTGCTGGGCTTAATCAAAGTGAAATCACTGTACTCTGACATCGGAGACATACAGGACCTGAAGGACTGACTCTGAGACATCATGTCTCCTCCCAGGACCTCCACGTACTTTATAGGTCCATCAGTGTTGAGCTGAATCTGCAGGTTTCTGTTGGGGTTCTTGTAATTATCACAGTCGCTCCGTCTCATGCAGCAACTACCGCTGCTTCTGCTGTTCCTCATGCATTTAACCGCTAAGATGAGAAAAGTCACCAGAGACAGCACGGACACCGAGGCCAGAGAGAGAATCAAATAAAGGGTGATTCTCCCAGTTTTCTTGCTGGGCTCGGCCACTTTCTGTCGGAGGTCTAAGATGGGCTCATGGAGGCCGTCCTCCAGCAGGATGGACACCGTGACGGTGGCGGACTGGACCGGTTCCCCGTCGTCCTGAATCTCTATAAGCAGCCTCTGAGAGGAGTCGTCCTGCTCGGACACAGCGCGTTTAGTCCTCACCTCTCCTGTGTACAGATtgacagtgaacagagaggCGTCTGTGGCCTCCGCCAGTTTGTAGGAGATCCAGGCGTTATGGCCCGAATCAGCGTCCACGGCCGTCACCTTAGTAACCAGGTGGCCTGCTTTAGCGGAGCGGGGCATCCTCTGATGAGAGAGGGAGCCCAGGGCAGCGGAGGAGGGGTAAATAACAGCGGGGGCATTGTCGTTCTGGTCCAGGATAAAAACATGGACAGTGGCGTTGCTGCTGAGAGACGGAGAGCCCTGATCCTTTGCCTGAACCTGGATCTGAAACACCTTCAGTTTCTCATAGTCAAACGAGTGCATGCTGTAGATGCTGCCGTTATCTGAGTTAATGTAAACATAAGATGAGACAGAAACGTCCTGCACTTTAGAGTCCAGTATAGAGTAAGAGATTTTGGCGTTTTCACCAAAATCCAGGTCAGATGCTGATACTGAGTACAGTATGGAGCCTGGTACCCCATTCTCTTTTAAATACACATTATAGAAGGACTGAGTAAATATAGGAGGGTTGTCGTTCACATCAGTGATGCTGACAGGTATAATTTTCTTACTAAACAGAGGAGGAGAGCCTGAATCACTGGCTGTTATCTCAATATTATATTGAGAGACATTTTCTCGATCTAAAACACCACTTGTAACCAGTGCGTAATTATTAGAAAACGATGGTTTTAGGGCAAATGGAGATTTTTTTGGCAACTGTAATGTTACTTTACCGTTAACACCGGTGTCAAGGTCTCGGGCACTGAGCAAAGCTACTACGGTGCCATTAGGCGAGTCTTCGCGCACTGGCTTTGGATGGGAGGTGAGTATTATTTCTGGTGCATTATCGTTAACATCTACAACTTCAACATGCACAGTACAATGACCCTCCATTCTTGGACTCCCTTTATCTTTCGCACTTATGTCTAATTCATAATTAGCAGTTGCTTCGAAATCTAGTTTTCCTTTAAGAAATACTGTTCCCGATTCATGATCAATACTAAAAACAGAGAGAACAATATCTGATGTGTGCGCGCCGAATGTGTATTCTATCTCTCCGTTTTGACCATCGTCCATGTCAGTCGCTTTTGTTTGAACTATTAATGCACCTTCTGCAGCATTTTCACTAATAGATAATTTATACAACGTTTTCTCAAAAGATGGGACGTTATCGTTGATGTCAAGTACTCTAATAGAGAGCTGAGTGGTCCCTGATCTAACTGGGTTGCCTCCATCTAGAGCTGTCAACAAAAGCTTATGAACAGCCTTTTTCTCTCTATCTAAATTTTTTGCCAAAATCAATTCAGGGACTTTCCTTCCGCCGGCAACTTCTTTCACTCTAATAGTAAAACATTCATCTTTACTGAGAGTGTATGACTTTAATGAATTACTGCCAACATCTGGGTCAAGGGCGCTTTCTAATGGAAAACGAACCCCCAAAGCCGTAGATTCCGCCACCTCCAACATGATATCATTTGATGGAAACGTAGGTGCATTATCATTAATGTCTTGTATTTCTACCTCAACACGAAAAAGTTGTAATGGGTCTTCAATTACAACCTGCAGAGGCAACACACAGCTGGCGCTTTGTCCGCATAAAGCCTCTCTGTCTATTCTGTCATTCACCACCAGCTCGCCCTTCCCCGCATCCACACTGAAATACTGCTCACCAGCCTCAGAGGCGACACGCAGCTTACGTTCAAAAATCTCAGATAGTCCCAAACCCAGATCTTTGGCGAGATTTCCTACCACAGATCCCTGTTTCAGTTCCTCTGGGATGCTGTAACGCGTCTGTCCGTTTATTGTACTCCACAAGAGAAAGAAATGATGCCACCAAAGAGCCAGCCATCTCCAGTCTCGGTATCCTATTGTCTTTGTCATCTTTGGTCCGTTATAACACATTAGTTCCAATCGACAAATTGTATAGAACAATGTTGGAATCCATCATTGCAGGTATTATTCCAATATACGATTTCCCACAATTACTGAGCATGACTGTAATCTGaattatataaatgtaattttaggAAATACGAGATCATTGCCGTCTCTGTCCTCTAGCTCTATGCATCCTAAATGTTACAGCACTGAGGCTGCATGGGGGTAGGGACTAGATTGCTTTGTACAGTTCTGAATCCTATTGGTGCACAGCATCCACCTCTACTATCCAATGAGAGGGAAAATGATCGACACTCTTAAAGTCGCAGCATAAATTCTCTTTGTGCCCCTTCACTTTAACCAACACCAATTATTTTGAGACTTATGTGACGCCGAAGAATGTAAAGGTAGATATCACTATGAAAtaactattaaaataatatttaacaagaaagaaagaacaggaaCTAAGCATGGCTAATGCATCTTCAGATGTAAACAGTCACATTCTCCACAGTGAGAGGTATTTTAATCAATCACTAGAAACACGCTTAGGTAAcactatttttgtatttatttctaaAAAGATGATCAGCAACAGGGGCGAAACAcacgctctcacacacatactaaTAAGCATTCCACTAAGAGTTGCTGTCCACCTTCGTGGTGCTGAACTATTACAGAAATGGCTTTGgaaatgtgtgcgtgtgagattatattgacatactgtatgtcttaaCTGTTTTTGAACACAGCCTTGCCTACTATTAGTtttcatagatagatagataaatagatagatagatagatagatagatataatatTGAAAACGCATTTAGTTTTGCTCACCTGCTGGCTCTCAAAGGTCCAGGTGCTGTCGGGTAAAGACGCATCCAGAACACTGATCACCTCCTTAAAGTCATTGGTGCTGCTGGGCTTAATCAAAGTGAAATCACTGTACTCTGACATCGGAGACATACAGGACCTGAAGGACTGACTCTGAGACATCATGTCTCCTCCCAGGACCTCCACGTACTTTATAGGTCCATCAGTGTTGAGCTGAATCTGCAGGTTTCTGTTGGGGTTCTTGTAATCATCACAGTCGCTCCGTCTCATGCAGCAACTACCGCTGCTTCTGCTGTTCCTCATGCATTTAACCGCTAAGATGAGAAAAGTCACCAGAGACAGCACGGACACCGAGGCCAGAGAGAGAATCAAATAAAGGGTGATTCTCCCAGTTTTCTTGCTGGGCTCGGCCACTTTCTGTCGGAGGTCTAAGATGGGCTCATGGAGGCCGTCCTCCAGCAGGATGGACACCGTGACAGTGGCGGACTGGACCGGTTCCCCGTCGTCCTGAATCTCTATAAGCAGCCTCTGAGAGGAGTCGTCCTGCTCGGACACAGCGCGTTTAGTCCTCACCTCTCCTGTGTACAGATtgacagtgaacagagaggCGTCTGTGGCCTCCGCCAGTTTGTAGGAGATCCAGGCGTTATGGCCCGAGTCAGCGTCCACGGCTGTCACCTTAGTAACCAGGTGGCCTGCTTTAGCGGAGCGGGGCATCCTCTGATGAGAGAGGGAGCCCAGGGCAGCGGAGGAGGGGTAAATAACAGCGGGGGCATTGTCGTTCTGGTCCAGGATAAAAACATGGACAGTGGCGTTGCTGCTGAGAGACGGAGAGCCCTGATCCTTTGCCTGAACCTGAATCTGAAACACCTTCAGTTTCTCATAGTCAAACGAGTGCATGCTGTAGATGCTGCCGTTATCTGAGTTAATGTAAACATAAGATGAGACAGAAACGTCCTGCACTTTAGAGTCCAAGATTGAGTAGGAGATCTTCGCGTTGTCACCCGAATCAGGATCAGTTGCTGACACTGAGCACAAAATCTTCCCAGGAGCATGGTTCTCTTTTACATAAACGACATAAGAAGGCTGGGAGAAAACTGGTGGGTTGTCATTTACATCTAACAATTCAACAAGTATTATTTTTTCACTCGATAATGCGGGCTTACCAGAATCAGTAGCACTTATCTTTACACTATACTGGCTATTTATTTCACGGTCAAGTGGCCCATTCGTTACTAATGAGTAATGGTTAGAGACAGAAGGATTTAACTTGAAGGGGGATTTGGAAGACACGCTTAACGTAATCTTACCATTGTCACCGGAGTCTGGGTCTTTTGCACTTATCAATGCAATAACTGTTCCAATTGCAGAGTCTTCTGGAACAGGTGTTGTTAAAGACGTCACAATTATTTCAGGAACATTGTCGTTAATGTCAACTATTTTAATTTCCACGCCACAATGCCCATCCATCTCAGGATTACCTTTGTCTTTAGCAGTTATGTCAAATCTATGTAAAGGGTTCGTTTCATGATCTAAAATACCTTTCACAATAATAGCTCCAGTAGAAGGGTCAATGTCAAATAATGCTAAAATCAGATCTGTAGTTTGCTCTGAAAACAAATATTCAATTTCTCCATTTAGTCCTTCATCGGCATCTGTAGCTTTAACATGCAATATTTCCGTTCCAGGTGTTGCCTTTTCGCTGACATTAGCCTCATATACCTGTTTTTCAAATTGCGGCGCATTATCATTGATGTCAAGTACTATAACTGTAATTTCAGATGTCCCTGAGCGCACCGGGTCTCCACCATCTACAGCGGTGAGGATAAGATTGTGTACTGGCAGCTTTTCTCGATCAAGAGGTTTTTCGATGACCAGTTCAGGGATTTTCCTTCCGTCCTTGTGGTTTTTAATTGTCAATTTGAAATTTTCATTTTTGCTTATAAGATAAGAGCGTACAGAATTAGGGCCGACATCGGGATCCTGTGCACTTTCTAAAGGGAATCGCGCACCTGGATTGACCAGCTCTGCAATTTTCACCACTTTCTCTTTAGTAACGAAACTAGGAGAATTATCGTTTGTATCATATATTTCAATTTCTACTCTATGCAGCTGTAGGGGGTTATCTAGGACTAGTTCTAAAGGCAACACACATGACGGTCTTTGTCCACACAGTTCTTCCCTATCTATCCTATCACTAACCACCATTTCTCCCTTCCCCAAGTCCACACTAAAATACTGCTTACCAGCTTCCGAGGTTATCCGCAATTTACGTCTGTGCAGTTCAGATACAACCAAACCCAAATCTTTGGCTAGATTTCCTACCACAGAGCCCTGTTTCAGTTCCTCCGGGATGCTGTAGCGAGTCTGTCCGTCTATTGTACTCCACAAGAGAAAGAAATGATGCCACCACAAAAACACCTGCCATGCCGGCAATTTGTTCAACATTATTCCTCGTTCCATAAATCCCATATCTTCCCCCTACAATCCCAACTTCTTATCTGATTAAGTATAGCAGGTTTACGATCCCATGTAGATCCGTCCTCGACAGTCATGCTTTGTGTCTGCATATGCATCCCTCCCCTTCTGTGCAGAACATTGTAATGGTTACGACGCAAAAGCTACTCGGTGAAACGGAGTAGATCTCTTTGTACAGCTCTGGATTTCATTGGTGGACAGAGTAAACCTATTTCCACCAATCGTGGCATCAGTAAGCTCTACAGAACAGTGACGCAAAAGTATGATCCATAGAAAGATGATCCTGGTTATTGTGACTATCATATAAAATATCATTAGACTACCAATTAAACAGTCTCCCCCATCACCTACAACGGCTTATAAAACGAATTGAAgactaaatacaaaaaaacctaTACAACACAATAATTATTGACAAACGATGTAGATAATAGATGACTAAGTCCAGTGCTCTACAAATAACTGAATGCCTGATCATTATATGATCATATATGTAATGCTTTATGTTAATCCATCATCTATCCTCTTACCTCTATGTACCTGCATACATGCACATGCCTTTGTGGCTGACAAGGCTCTTCGTTGCCTTCCTGTGGCCAGAGAAAGCCAATGCAGCCTGAATACGTCATTACGTCTTCAGCGTTCCACACAAACCTCAGAGAAATAAGCCTGTCAGCAGCCAACGTAAAATACCCGTATGGAGGTCTGTAGAGCAAATGAAAAGGGAGGGGGCCGCAGATGGTGTAGGAAGGCGTTTACTCCcgttttgctctctctctctctctctctccaatttAATTATTggcatgcatgttttttttgccaaagCGTCAGTTTCACAAATTGATCAAATATTTGTACACAATATTAGtactaatctctctctctctctctctctctctctctctctctagtgtCTCTCTCATGTCACTTTTACACACGGCATTCATAGATGTTCGGTCCCCACTAACAATCAAATCATTCTAAAAACCATGCACCTTAATTATGCAATATCCCTACGCTGGCAGCAGGCATTATACGCTGacaaataatttaataaaaccCAAACGGCGTAAAGTCAGTGGTGTTAATTGTAAAAGAATCAAGAATCCCTTTATAAATTAATATgaagaatacatttaataaatacgTTTTTTCAACAGTCGTCTGCTTTAAATGGAGGTGGGCGACAGAGGGAGATGTAGAGAGGCAGAGACAacgagagggagggggagagcgCCTGAGGTGCTTTCAGCACCACAAGAGTGGACAGCGCCACACAGGCGgccaactgctgctgctgcatgctGCTGAAGAGGCAGTCAGCCTCACCGACTCTCACTGAAGATAGCAGGcagccagaaaaacaaaacatttccttacagaatacagaaataaatatagTAGATCGGCCTGAACACACTTAACACCTAGTGTTACCGCTGCAAACACAAGACATTCATTTAtcaaagatgaaaacaaaagtaaaataattaGCTTAAGAGTGTACTGccacatttaaaataaacacgTTTTAatacatataaaatatataggcctattatGGCCTATTCATATGC
Proteins encoded:
- the LOC116052447 gene encoding protocadherin gamma-C5-like produces the protein MCYNGPKMTKTIGYRDWRWLALWWHHFFLLWSTINGQTRYSIPEELKQGSVVGNLAKDLGLGLSEIFERKLRVASEAGEQYFSVDAGKGELVVNDRIDREALCGQSASCVLPLQVVIEDPLQLFRVEVEIQDINDNAPTFPSNDIMLEVAESTALGVRFPLESALDPDVGSNSLKSYTLSKDECFTIRVKEVAGGRKVPELILAKNLDREKKAVHKLLLTALDGGNPVRSGTTQLSIRVLDINDNVPSFEKTLYKLSISENAAEGALIVQTKATDMDDGQNGEIEYTFGAHTSDIVLSVFSIDHESGTVFLKGKLDFEATANYELDISAKDKGSPRMEGHCTVHVEVVDVNDNAPEIILTSHPKPVREDSPNGTVVALLSARDLDTGVNGKVTLQLPKKSPFALKPSFSNNYALVTSGVLDRENVSQYNIEITASDSGSPPLFSKKIIPVSITDVNDNPPIFTQSFYNVYLKENGVPGSILYSVSASDLDFGENAKISYSILDSKVQDVSVSSYVYINSDNGSIYSMHSFDYEKLKVFQIQVQAKDQGSPSLSSNATVHVFILDQNDNAPAVIYPSSAALGSLSHQRMPRSAKAGHLVTKVTAVDADSGHNAWISYKLAEATDASLFTVNLYTGEVRTKRAVSEQDDSSQRLLIEIQDDGEPVQSATVTVSILLEDGLHEPILDLRQKVAEPSKKTGRITLYLILSLASVSVLSLVTFLILAVKCMRNSRSSGSCCMRRSDCDNYKNPNRNLQIQLNTDGPIKYVEVLGGDMMSQSQSFRSCMSPMSEYSDFTLIKPSSTNDFKEMISVLDASLPDSTWTFESQQVSRK
- the LOC118495394 gene encoding protocadherin gamma-C5-like; the protein is MGFMERGIMLNKLPAWQVFLWWHHFFLLWSTIDGQTRYSIPEELKQGSVVGNLAKDLGLVVSELHRRKLRITSEAGKQYFSVDLGKGEMVVSDRIDREELCGQRPSCVLPLELVLDNPLQLHRVEIEIYDTNDNSPSFVTKEKVVKIAELVNPGARFPLESAQDPDVGPNSVRSYLISKNENFKLTIKNHKDGRKIPELVIEKPLDREKLPVHNLILTAVDGGDPVRSGTSEITVIVLDINDNAPQFEKQVYEANVSEKATPGTEILHVKATDADEGLNGEIEYLFSEQTTDLILALFDIDPSTGAIIVKGILDHETNPLHRFDITAKDKGNPEMDGHCGVEIKIVDINDNVPEIIVTSLTTPVPEDSAIGTVIALISAKDPDSGDNGKITLSVSSKSPFKLNPSVSNHYSLVTNGPLDREINSQYSVKISATDSGKPALSSEKIILVELLDVNDNPPVFSQPSYVVYVKENHAPGKILCSVSATDPDSGDNAKISYSILDSKVQDVSVSSYVYINSDNGSIYSMHSFDYEKLKVFQIQVQAKDQGSPSLSSNATVHVFILDQNDNAPAVIYPSSAALGSLSHQRMPRSAKAGHLVTKVTAVDADSGHNAWISYKLAEATDASLFTVNLYTGEVRTKRAVSEQDDSSQRLLIEIQDDGEPVQSATVTVSILLEDGLHEPILDLRQKVAEPSKKTGRITLYLILSLASVSVLSLVTFLILAVKCMRNSRSSGSCCMRRSDCDDYKNPNRNLQIQLNTDGPIKYVEVLGGDMMSQSQSFRSCMSPMSEYSDFTLIKPSSTNDFKEVISVLDASLPDSTWTFESQQVSKTKCVFNIISIYLSIYLFIYLSMKTNSRQGCVQKQLRHTVCQYNLTRTHFQSHFCNSSAPRRWTATLSGMLISMCVRACVSPLLLIIFLEINTKIVLPKRVSSD